In Saccharothrix syringae, the following are encoded in one genomic region:
- a CDS encoding alpha/beta hydrolase, which translates to MPKLAESVPSGVLAGALRLAFGLPAPLRRLITGRPITVDGQRLHPEAQLLLRLQQLSGEDWRTTTPAENRLALSRSNQLVCGPIIDGVAVRALSAAGVGARFYEPTNLPPGSPLLVFYHGGGWVSGDLDSHDNLCRFLAVESGVRVLAVDYRLAPEHPFPAAVDDARNAFTWATEHAEELNVDPRRIALGGDSAGGNLAAVTALHADRAKPVFLLLFYPAVDATVRRRSRELFGQGFFLTDEKMDWFMDHYAPSRDTHTDPRLSVLLAEDLSGLPPTYVATAGFDPLRDEGEAFAEKLAEQGVPVVLRRHPGLFHGFANILGVGGVFREAVAEAVGSLRTGLALANAQQDVPDTA; encoded by the coding sequence ATGCCCAAGCTCGCCGAATCGGTCCCCTCCGGCGTCCTGGCCGGCGCCCTCCGCCTCGCCTTCGGCCTGCCCGCCCCCCTGCGCCGCCTGATCACCGGCCGCCCGATCACCGTCGACGGCCAACGCCTGCACCCCGAGGCCCAACTGCTGCTGAGGCTGCAACAACTCAGCGGCGAGGACTGGCGCACGACGACCCCGGCGGAGAACCGCCTGGCCCTGTCCCGCAGCAACCAGCTGGTGTGCGGCCCGATCATCGACGGCGTGGCCGTGCGAGCCCTGTCCGCAGCCGGCGTGGGCGCACGGTTCTACGAGCCGACGAACCTCCCCCCGGGCTCCCCCCTGCTGGTCTTCTACCACGGCGGCGGCTGGGTCAGCGGCGACCTCGACAGCCACGACAACCTGTGCCGCTTCCTGGCCGTGGAGTCCGGCGTGCGAGTGCTGGCGGTGGATTACCGACTGGCCCCCGAGCACCCGTTCCCCGCCGCCGTGGACGACGCCCGCAACGCCTTCACCTGGGCCACCGAGCACGCCGAAGAACTGAACGTCGACCCGAGGCGGATCGCCCTGGGCGGTGACAGCGCGGGCGGCAACCTGGCGGCGGTGACGGCCCTGCACGCGGACCGCGCCAAGCCGGTCTTCCTGCTGCTGTTCTACCCGGCAGTGGACGCGACGGTGCGCAGGCGCTCACGCGAACTGTTCGGCCAGGGCTTCTTCCTGACCGACGAGAAGATGGACTGGTTCATGGACCACTACGCGCCATCACGGGACACGCACACCGACCCCCGCCTCTCGGTGCTACTGGCCGAAGACCTGAGCGGACTCCCCCCGACCTACGTGGCCACGGCAGGCTTCGACCCCCTGCGCGACGAGGGCGAGGCATTCGCGGAAAAACTGGCCGAACAGGGAGTCCCCGTAGTCCTGCGCCGCCACCCCGGCCTGTTCCACGGCTTCGCCAACATCCTCGGCGTGGGCGGCGTGTTCCGGGAGGCGGTGGCCGAAGCAGTCGGCTCCCTGCGCACCGGCCTCGCCCTGGCCAACGCCCAGCAGGACGTGCCGGACACCGCCTGA
- a CDS encoding NADPH-dependent FMN reductase: MTVTVVGIGGSLRPSSQSERALRIALEGAAEAGAKTVEVSGPDLVLPFYDPSVPDRPDNARRLVEALRAADGVVLVSPGYHGTVSGLVKNALDYVEDLREDGRPYLDGRAVGCVATALGWQASVTTLTALRSIVHALRGWPTPLGAAVNSREVDFDAEGGCSVLSVAEQLHTIGRQVTEFAVSRAG; this comes from the coding sequence ATGACGGTCACCGTGGTGGGCATCGGCGGGTCGCTCCGCCCCAGTTCGCAGTCCGAGCGCGCCCTGCGCATCGCGCTGGAGGGGGCGGCGGAGGCGGGGGCGAAGACCGTCGAGGTCTCCGGGCCGGACCTGGTGCTGCCGTTCTACGACCCCTCGGTGCCCGATCGGCCGGACAACGCCCGTCGGCTCGTCGAGGCGCTGCGCGCGGCCGACGGGGTGGTGCTGGTCTCGCCCGGCTACCACGGCACGGTGTCCGGGCTGGTCAAGAACGCCCTGGACTACGTCGAGGACCTGCGCGAGGACGGCCGGCCCTACCTGGACGGCCGGGCGGTGGGCTGCGTGGCCACGGCCCTGGGCTGGCAGGCGTCGGTGACCACGTTGACCGCGCTGCGGTCGATCGTGCACGCGCTGCGCGGCTGGCCCACGCCGCTGGGCGCGGCGGTGAACTCGCGGGAGGTCGACTTCGACGCCGAGGGCGGCTGCTCGGTGCTCTCGGTGGCCGAACAGCTTCACACGATCGGGCGGCAAGTGACGGAGTTCGCCGTGTCGAGGGCCGGTTGA
- a CDS encoding organic hydroperoxide resistance protein — protein sequence MQVLYTAEAVAVGDGRDGEVRSSDGVIDEQLATPKELGGPGGDRTNPEQLFAAGYAACFHSALRLSARQLGVRVGETTVTAKVGLGRDDAGAFGLTVALDVHVPGVDQATADRLVEAAHRVCPYSNATRGNIEVALTATV from the coding sequence ATGCAGGTGCTCTACACGGCGGAAGCGGTCGCGGTCGGGGACGGGCGCGACGGCGAGGTCCGGTCCTCGGACGGCGTCATCGACGAGCAGCTCGCCACGCCCAAGGAGCTGGGCGGGCCGGGTGGGGACAGGACCAACCCGGAGCAGCTGTTCGCCGCCGGCTACGCGGCGTGCTTCCACAGCGCGCTGCGGCTCTCCGCCCGCCAGTTGGGCGTGCGCGTCGGCGAGACGACGGTCACCGCGAAGGTGGGCCTCGGCCGTGACGACGCGGGCGCGTTCGGGCTGACCGTGGCGCTCGACGTCCACGTCCCGGGCGTCGACCAGGCCACGGCCGACCGGCTGGTCGAGGCGGCGCACCGCGTCTGCCCGTACTCCAACGCCACGCGCGGCAACATCGAGGTGGCCCTCACCGCCACCGTGTGA
- a CDS encoding Dps family protein, producing MSNSPITSPLSESDKAAVGTVLQATLVDLVDLSLVAKQAHWNVVGKNFRSVHLQLDELVTTARTYTDEVAERAAALGISPNGKARTVAEGSGVPEFPDGWLKEADVVSAVVTALAKLVERLRARIDETDKSDLVTQDLLIEITKNLEQAHWMWQAQQA from the coding sequence ATGAGCAACAGCCCGATCACCAGCCCGCTGTCCGAGTCCGACAAGGCCGCGGTGGGCACCGTCCTGCAGGCCACCCTGGTGGACCTGGTCGACCTGTCGCTGGTGGCCAAGCAGGCGCACTGGAACGTGGTCGGCAAGAACTTCCGCAGCGTCCACCTCCAGCTCGACGAGCTGGTCACGACGGCGCGGACCTACACCGACGAGGTGGCCGAGCGGGCCGCCGCGCTGGGCATCTCGCCCAACGGCAAGGCCAGGACGGTCGCCGAGGGCTCGGGCGTGCCCGAGTTCCCGGACGGCTGGCTCAAGGAGGCCGACGTGGTCTCCGCGGTCGTCACCGCGCTGGCCAAGCTGGTCGAGCGGCTGCGCGCGCGGATCGACGAGACCGACAAGTCCGACCTGGTCACCCAGGACCTGCTGATCGAGATCACCAAGAACCTGGAGCAGGCCCACTGGATGTGGCAGGCCCAGCAGGCATGA
- a CDS encoding S9 family peptidase: MTTHPTAEVPDPLFPDAEAEQRWRARFTAPRVSLPGWADDAPDRNLYLSNASGVWEVYAWDRATDTHRRVTDRPNGTSHAALSPDGEAIWWFNDTDGDEFGTWVSEPFAPGGDAKPAVEGVPAGYPAGLEIGHDVVAVGTSTDDGTTVYVSRGGAPAQVIYAHENDGGVSALSKDETLVVLAHSEHGDNRHAALRVVTPTGEKVAEKWDGPGKGLDAIAFSPVRGDNRLLVGHERRGREELLIWDVAADSETEVTIDLPGEISADWYPDARALLVAHTFRARNTLHRYDLATGELTALDTPHGTVGGARVRPDGAVEYSWSSAARPGVVRTLGADGDERVLLKPPGHEAPASIDLEDVFVGEVHALVARPAGAPDGPLPTVFHLHGGPHSADEDRFSAYRAVWLDAGYAVVHVNYRGSTGYGSKWRDAIEGRPGLTELEDVAAVHGWAVSSGFADPAKCVVNGASWGGYLTLLALGTQPGLWAAGVAGVPVADYLAAYEDEMEPLRAFDRALFGGSPEELPDRYRECSPLTYVDAVRAPVLVLAGENDPRCPIRQIDNYLDRLAERGAAYEVYRYDAGHGSLVVAETIRQTAAEVAFVRRVLG, from the coding sequence GTGACGACGCACCCGACCGCCGAGGTCCCCGACCCGCTGTTCCCCGACGCCGAGGCCGAACAGCGCTGGCGCGCCCGCTTCACCGCGCCGCGCGTGAGCCTGCCCGGCTGGGCCGACGACGCGCCGGACCGCAACCTCTACCTGTCGAACGCGAGCGGCGTGTGGGAGGTCTACGCCTGGGACCGGGCCACCGACACCCACCGCAGGGTCACCGACCGCCCGAACGGCACCTCGCACGCCGCGCTGAGCCCCGACGGCGAGGCGATCTGGTGGTTCAACGACACCGACGGCGACGAGTTCGGCACCTGGGTCAGCGAGCCGTTCGCCCCCGGCGGCGACGCGAAGCCCGCCGTCGAGGGCGTGCCCGCGGGCTACCCGGCGGGCCTGGAGATCGGGCACGACGTGGTCGCCGTCGGCACCTCCACCGACGACGGCACCACCGTCTACGTCTCCCGCGGCGGCGCGCCCGCCCAGGTCATCTACGCGCACGAGAACGACGGCGGCGTCTCCGCGCTGTCCAAGGACGAGACCCTGGTGGTGCTCGCGCACTCCGAGCACGGCGACAACCGGCACGCCGCGCTGCGCGTGGTCACACCGACGGGTGAAAAGGTCGCCGAGAAGTGGGACGGCCCCGGCAAGGGCCTCGACGCGATCGCGTTCAGCCCGGTGCGCGGCGACAACCGGCTGCTGGTCGGCCACGAGCGGCGCGGCCGGGAGGAGCTGCTGATCTGGGACGTCGCCGCGGACAGCGAGACCGAGGTCACCATCGACCTGCCCGGCGAGATCAGCGCCGACTGGTACCCCGACGCGCGGGCGCTGCTGGTCGCGCACACCTTCCGGGCCCGCAACACGCTGCACCGCTACGACCTGGCGACCGGCGAGCTGACCGCCCTGGACACCCCGCACGGCACGGTCGGCGGCGCGCGCGTGCGCCCGGACGGCGCGGTGGAGTACTCGTGGTCCTCGGCCGCCCGGCCCGGCGTGGTGCGGACGCTGGGCGCCGACGGCGACGAGCGCGTGCTGCTCAAGCCGCCCGGGCACGAGGCGCCCGCCTCGATCGACCTGGAGGACGTGTTCGTCGGCGAGGTGCACGCCCTGGTCGCGCGGCCCGCGGGCGCGCCGGACGGCCCGCTGCCGACCGTGTTCCACCTGCACGGCGGCCCGCACTCGGCCGACGAGGACCGGTTCTCCGCCTACCGCGCGGTGTGGCTGGACGCCGGGTACGCCGTGGTGCACGTCAACTACCGCGGCTCCACCGGCTACGGCTCGAAGTGGCGCGACGCGATCGAGGGCCGGCCGGGCCTGACCGAGCTGGAGGACGTGGCGGCCGTGCACGGGTGGGCCGTGTCCTCCGGGTTCGCCGACCCGGCGAAGTGCGTGGTCAACGGCGCCTCGTGGGGCGGCTACCTGACGCTGCTGGCGCTGGGCACCCAGCCCGGGTTGTGGGCGGCGGGCGTCGCGGGCGTGCCGGTGGCCGACTACCTGGCCGCGTACGAGGACGAGATGGAGCCGCTGCGGGCGTTCGACCGGGCGCTGTTCGGCGGTTCGCCGGAGGAGCTGCCCGACCGGTACCGCGAGTGCTCGCCGCTGACCTACGTGGACGCGGTGCGCGCGCCCGTGCTGGTGCTGGCGGGCGAGAACGACCCGCGCTGCCCGATCCGGCAGATCGACAACTACCTGGACCGGCTGGCCGAGCGCGGCGCCGCGTACGAGGTGTACCGGTACGACGCCGGCCACGGCTCGCTGGTGGTCGCGGAGACCATCCGGCAGACCGCGGCGGAGGTCGCGTTCGTGCGGCGCGTGCTGGGCTGA
- a CDS encoding class I SAM-dependent methyltransferase has product MTDLAERTALRRRMYGERDLAALPVFAGGFINFGYWRGVDLTGGLTVEQRVGTQEALYDVVLDALDVRPGDRLLEVGCGHGVGARRALRHEPSLVRGLDLEPEQVARATAGGTDPRVAFTTGSACAMPFPDASFDRLLSVEAAQHFEDVAGFARESARVLADSGRFALTTFFATGAAAVPELVGLVRSFTRGLDLAHPVDDVLAHLRAAGLADVTATSIGEHVWHGLDRWLELGPHPNGWDRAYRRAFDRGLLDYYLVTARKPAGSGT; this is encoded by the coding sequence GTGACCGACCTCGCGGAACGCACCGCGCTGCGCCGCCGCATGTACGGCGAGCGGGACCTGGCCGCCCTGCCCGTGTTCGCCGGCGGCTTCATCAACTTCGGCTACTGGCGGGGTGTCGACCTGACCGGCGGGCTCACCGTCGAGCAGCGCGTCGGCACCCAGGAAGCCCTCTACGACGTCGTCCTCGACGCCCTGGACGTGCGCCCCGGCGACCGCCTCCTGGAGGTCGGCTGCGGGCACGGCGTGGGTGCCCGCCGGGCGCTGCGCCACGAGCCCTCCCTGGTCCGCGGCCTGGACCTGGAGCCCGAGCAGGTGGCCCGCGCCACCGCCGGCGGCACCGACCCGCGCGTGGCGTTCACCACGGGCTCCGCGTGCGCCATGCCGTTCCCGGACGCCTCCTTCGACCGCCTGCTGTCGGTGGAGGCCGCGCAGCACTTCGAGGACGTCGCGGGCTTCGCGCGGGAGAGCGCCCGCGTCCTGGCCGACAGCGGCCGGTTCGCGCTGACCACCTTCTTCGCCACCGGCGCGGCGGCCGTCCCCGAGCTGGTCGGGCTGGTCAGGTCGTTCACCAGGGGCCTGGACCTGGCCCACCCGGTCGACGACGTGCTGGCCCACCTGCGCGCCGCCGGCCTCGCCGACGTGACCGCGACGAGCATCGGCGAGCACGTGTGGCACGGGCTGGACCGCTGGCTCGAACTCGGCCCCCACCCGAACGGGTGGGACCGCGCCTATCGACGGGCGTTCGACCGGGGACTGCTGGACTACTACCTGGTCACCGCCCGGAAGCCGGCAGGATCGGGTACGTGA
- a CDS encoding metallophosphoesterase — MNKLGRALLATTALGTATVAYAAGIERRHWTLREATVPVLPPGSAPLRVLHLSDLHMLPGQRSKQRWVAALAELAPDLVVNTGDNLAHQQAVPAVIRALGPLLERPGVFVFGSNDYYAPRPKNPVRYLLPSAKTKRIHGIPLPWRDLRAAMVERGWLDLTHVRRTFEAGGLTIFAAGVDDPHLKRDRYDEIAGEPPSADLRLGVTHSPEPRVLDAFAGDGYDLVLAGHTHGGQLRVPGYGALVTNCDLDRSRARGVSRWGARTWLNVSAGLGTSPYAPVRFACPPEASLLTLVARGVDAGQDGFDAKRDTRFGVGGGIR; from the coding sequence GTGAACAAGCTCGGCCGGGCCCTCCTCGCCACCACCGCCCTCGGCACCGCCACCGTCGCCTACGCGGCGGGCATCGAACGGCGGCACTGGACGCTGCGCGAAGCCACCGTGCCGGTCCTGCCGCCGGGTTCCGCGCCGCTGCGCGTGCTGCACCTGTCGGACCTGCACATGCTCCCCGGGCAGCGGTCCAAGCAGCGGTGGGTCGCCGCGCTGGCCGAGCTGGCGCCGGACCTGGTGGTCAACACCGGCGACAACCTGGCGCACCAGCAGGCCGTGCCCGCCGTGATCCGCGCCCTGGGCCCGCTGCTGGAGCGGCCGGGCGTGTTCGTGTTCGGCAGCAACGACTACTACGCGCCGCGCCCGAAGAACCCGGTGCGGTACCTGCTGCCGTCGGCCAAGACCAAGCGCATCCACGGCATCCCGCTGCCGTGGCGCGACCTGCGCGCGGCCATGGTCGAGCGCGGCTGGCTGGACCTGACGCACGTGCGCCGGACGTTCGAGGCGGGGGGTCTGACGATCTTCGCGGCCGGCGTGGACGACCCCCACCTCAAGCGCGACCGGTACGACGAGATCGCGGGCGAGCCGCCGTCGGCCGACCTGCGCCTGGGGGTGACGCACTCGCCCGAGCCGAGGGTCCTGGACGCCTTCGCGGGCGACGGCTACGACCTCGTCCTGGCCGGCCACACCCACGGCGGCCAGCTGCGCGTGCCGGGCTACGGGGCCCTGGTGACGAACTGCGACCTGGACCGCTCGCGGGCCCGCGGGGTGTCGCGGTGGGGGGCGCGCACGTGGCTGAACGTCTCCGCCGGGCTGGGCACGTCGCCGTACGCGCCGGTGCGCTTCGCGTGCCCGCCGGAGGCCAGCCTGCTGACGCTGGTGGCTCGGGGCGTCGACGCAGGTCAGGACGGGTTCGACGCGAAAAGGGATACCCGGTTCGGAGTGGGTGGGGGGATCAGGTAG
- a CDS encoding GatB/YqeY domain-containing protein encodes MAELKARLQADLTVAIKNRETVRAGALRMALAAVTTEEVAGKTARELSDDEVLKVITREVKKRKEAAEAFAGAGRAEQAELERTESAVLEAYLPAQLSDDELASLVDGVVARLADELGERPGQRQMGQVMKAVNAEVAGRAEGGRVAAVVRAKLA; translated from the coding sequence ATGGCGGAGCTGAAGGCGCGGTTGCAGGCTGACCTGACGGTGGCGATCAAGAACCGGGAGACGGTCCGGGCCGGTGCGCTGCGGATGGCGCTGGCCGCCGTGACGACCGAGGAGGTCGCCGGCAAGACCGCCCGCGAGCTGTCCGACGACGAGGTGCTGAAGGTCATCACCCGCGAGGTGAAGAAGCGCAAGGAGGCCGCGGAGGCGTTCGCGGGCGCCGGGCGCGCCGAGCAGGCCGAGCTGGAGCGCACCGAGTCCGCGGTGCTGGAGGCGTACCTGCCCGCGCAGCTGTCCGACGACGAGCTGGCCTCGCTGGTCGACGGCGTGGTGGCCCGGCTGGCCGACGAGCTGGGCGAGCGGCCCGGGCAGCGGCAGATGGGGCAGGTCATGAAGGCGGTCAACGCCGAGGTGGCCGGGCGCGCCGAGGGCGGCCGGGTGGCCGCGGTCGTGCGGGCGAAGCTGGCCTGA
- a CDS encoding transglycosylase domain-containing protein — protein MRARNGVLKLLGLCLLAGVLLSGLLFPVVGSLGLVSNRASDTVDSISADLVTTDPPLVTTVTDKDGVPIAYLYDQYRVLVPPEKIADTMKAALVSIEDRRFYEHQGVDWKGTIRAGLTNQFSGSVTQGASTLTQQYVKNYLVHVVARNNLVEQQKAQEQTIARKAREARISIQLETKLGKDEILARYLNVVPFGSTVYGIAAAARAYFDTTPDRLTVAQSAMLAGMVNSPSALNPEVYPDKALERRNQVIDKMVENDKLSRDTAEAAKREPLGLATPVRTPPNGCVGAGPENGFFCSYAVNYLERNGFSLEQLKTGGYTVQTTLDRTVTGHAKQAAEAQLPKSTNGIANTLAIVRPGKERHEVVALVANRDYGLKADQFQTQFDLPSGVENKFGAGSVYKVFTAAAALEKGMGIENTIATPGSHVSRVFKGGAKNCPSTGEPDTRWYCLSNENNSYPAQMSLQTALQTSPNTGFVILEEQLGMDPVVDMASRLGMRDTMATNLAGVRPDPRAKNRELRVSQAEFYKSNGGNASFTLSPAPVSTLELANVAATIMSGGVWCPPSPIVKVLDRNGEQVPVNEAPCEQVVAEPLANGLATGMSKDDQGGGTAARAAQQFGWKRPMMGKTGTTEEYKSAAFIGATPDYAGAVQTFNDGPNPSPICVNGTPRLCGRGDIYGGTIPARTWFDAMTDVHAGLPVRGLPPVEERYLKGGSEIRIPDVVGRNVNDATRALEEAGYQVSVQNRNSEQPKGRVVGQTPRGSALRGTVVTLLVSTGYVPPPQPVEPTTAVPPPGQPEPDPRPGPGRPTEPPQITIPVEPPGR, from the coding sequence ATGCGAGCCAGGAACGGCGTGCTGAAACTGCTCGGCCTGTGTCTGCTGGCCGGCGTCCTGCTGTCGGGTCTGCTGTTCCCCGTCGTCGGCTCGCTGGGGCTGGTGTCGAACCGGGCCAGCGACACGGTCGACAGCATCTCCGCCGACCTGGTCACCACCGACCCGCCCCTGGTCACGACGGTCACCGACAAGGACGGCGTGCCGATCGCCTACCTGTACGACCAGTACCGGGTGCTGGTGCCGCCGGAGAAGATCGCGGACACCATGAAGGCGGCGCTGGTCTCCATCGAGGACCGCCGCTTCTACGAGCACCAGGGCGTGGACTGGAAGGGCACCATCCGCGCGGGCCTGACCAACCAGTTCAGCGGCTCGGTCACGCAGGGCGCCTCCACGCTCACGCAGCAATACGTGAAGAACTACCTCGTGCACGTGGTGGCGCGGAACAACTTGGTCGAACAGCAAAAGGCCCAGGAGCAGACGATCGCGCGAAAAGCGCGTGAAGCGCGGATCTCCATCCAGCTGGAAACCAAGCTGGGCAAGGACGAAATCCTCGCGCGCTACCTGAACGTGGTGCCGTTCGGCTCGACCGTCTACGGCATCGCCGCGGCGGCCCGGGCGTACTTCGACACCACGCCGGACCGGCTGACCGTGGCGCAGTCGGCGATGCTCGCGGGCATGGTCAACAGCCCGTCCGCGTTGAACCCCGAGGTGTACCCGGACAAGGCGCTGGAGCGGCGCAACCAGGTCATCGACAAGATGGTGGAGAACGACAAGCTGTCCCGGGACACCGCCGAGGCCGCCAAGCGGGAACCGCTGGGCCTGGCCACGCCCGTGCGCACGCCGCCCAACGGCTGCGTCGGCGCGGGCCCGGAGAACGGGTTCTTCTGCTCGTACGCGGTGAACTACCTGGAGCGCAACGGGTTCAGCCTGGAGCAGCTCAAGACCGGCGGCTACACCGTGCAGACCACGTTGGACCGCACCGTCACCGGCCACGCCAAGCAGGCCGCCGAGGCGCAGCTGCCCAAGTCCACCAACGGCATCGCCAACACGCTGGCGATCGTGCGGCCGGGCAAGGAGCGGCACGAGGTGGTCGCGCTGGTGGCCAACCGCGACTACGGGCTCAAGGCCGACCAGTTCCAGACCCAGTTCGACCTGCCGTCCGGGGTGGAGAACAAGTTCGGCGCCGGGTCGGTCTACAAGGTGTTCACCGCGGCCGCGGCCCTGGAGAAGGGCATGGGCATCGAGAACACCATCGCCACGCCCGGCTCCCACGTGTCGCGGGTGTTCAAGGGCGGCGCGAAGAACTGCCCGTCCACCGGCGAGCCGGACACCCGCTGGTACTGCCTGAGCAACGAGAACAACTCCTACCCGGCGCAGATGTCGTTGCAGACGGCGCTGCAGACCTCGCCCAACACCGGCTTCGTGATCCTGGAGGAGCAGCTGGGCATGGACCCGGTGGTGGACATGGCCTCGCGGCTGGGGATGCGCGACACGATGGCCACCAACCTCGCCGGCGTGCGACCGGACCCGCGGGCGAAGAACCGCGAGCTGCGGGTGTCGCAGGCGGAGTTCTACAAGTCCAACGGCGGCAACGCCTCGTTCACCCTCAGCCCGGCGCCGGTGTCCACGTTGGAGCTGGCGAACGTGGCCGCCACCATCATGAGCGGCGGCGTGTGGTGCCCGCCCTCGCCGATCGTGAAGGTGCTCGACCGCAACGGCGAGCAGGTGCCGGTCAACGAGGCGCCGTGCGAGCAGGTCGTGGCCGAGCCGCTGGCCAACGGCCTGGCGACCGGGATGTCGAAGGACGACCAGGGCGGGGGCACCGCGGCCCGGGCGGCGCAGCAGTTCGGCTGGAAGCGGCCGATGATGGGCAAGACCGGCACCACCGAGGAGTACAAGTCGGCGGCGTTCATCGGCGCGACCCCCGACTACGCGGGCGCGGTGCAGACGTTCAACGACGGCCCCAACCCGAGCCCGATCTGCGTCAACGGCACGCCCCGGCTGTGCGGGCGCGGCGACATCTACGGCGGCACGATCCCCGCGCGCACCTGGTTCGACGCGATGACCGACGTCCACGCCGGACTGCCGGTGCGCGGCCTGCCGCCGGTCGAGGAGCGCTACCTCAAGGGCGGCAGCGAGATCCGCATCCCGGACGTGGTGGGGCGCAACGTCAACGACGCCACGCGGGCGCTGGAGGAGGCCGGGTACCAGGTCTCGGTGCAGAACCGGAACTCCGAGCAGCCCAAGGGGCGCGTGGTGGGCCAGACGCCGCGCGGCAGCGCGTTGCGCGGCACCGTGGTGACGCTGCTGGTGTCCACGGGCTACGTGCCGCCGCCGCAGCCGGTCGAGCCCACCACGGCCGTGCCGCCGCCGGGGCAGCCCGAGCCCGACCCGCGGCCGGGACCGGGGCGGCCCACCGAGCCGCCGCAGATCACCATCCCGGTCGAGCCACCGGGCAGGTGA
- a CDS encoding WhiB family transcriptional regulator encodes MQQQGDWRIKASCRDEEPDQLFVRGAEQRKAKVVCLGCPVRTECLAEALDNRIEFGVWGGMTERERRALLRRRPDVTSWYELLDSARQEHTEESKVG; translated from the coding sequence ATGCAGCAACAGGGGGATTGGCGGATCAAGGCGTCGTGCCGTGATGAGGAGCCGGACCAGCTCTTCGTGCGCGGCGCCGAGCAGCGCAAGGCCAAGGTGGTGTGCCTCGGGTGTCCCGTGCGCACCGAGTGCCTGGCCGAGGCCCTGGACAACCGGATCGAGTTCGGTGTCTGGGGCGGCATGACGGAGCGTGAGCGACGGGCGCTGCTGCGGCGCCGCCCGGACGTCACGTCCTGGTACGAGCTCCTCGACAGCGCACGTCAGGAGCACACCGAGGAGTCCAAGGTCGGCTGA
- a CDS encoding ArsA family ATPase: MNRLDVDALLDDPATRVLVCCGSGGVGKTTTAAALAVRAAERGRRAVVLTIDPARRLAQSLGLRELDNNPRRVEGEFKGDLHAMMLDMRRTFDDMVWQHAGRERAEQILANPFYQTISTSFSGTQEYMAMEKLGQLAAQDEWDLIVVDTPPSRSALDFLDAPQRLSAVLDGKLIRMLSAPARAGGRGIRKIVGAGFGLFTKAVSTIVGGQLLHDASTFVQALDSMFGGFRQRAQATYDLLRSPGTGFLVIAAAEPDALREASYFVERLSAEHMPLTGLVANRTHPVLAPLPAPGALAAADRLERSGDAPLAAAVLRVHADRVAVADREKRLLARFTRAHPGVPLIGVPALPADVHDLDGLHEIGRRLAGE; this comes from the coding sequence GTGAACCGGCTGGACGTGGACGCGCTGCTGGACGACCCGGCGACCAGGGTGCTGGTGTGCTGCGGCTCGGGTGGCGTCGGCAAGACGACCACGGCCGCCGCGCTGGCCGTGCGCGCCGCCGAGCGGGGGCGGCGGGCGGTGGTGCTGACCATCGACCCGGCCCGCCGGCTGGCCCAGTCGCTGGGCCTGCGGGAGCTCGACAACAACCCCCGCCGCGTGGAGGGGGAGTTCAAGGGCGACCTGCACGCGATGATGCTCGACATGCGCCGCACGTTCGACGACATGGTGTGGCAGCACGCGGGCCGGGAGCGGGCCGAGCAGATCCTGGCCAACCCCTTCTACCAGACGATCTCCACCTCGTTCTCCGGCACGCAGGAGTACATGGCGATGGAGAAGCTGGGCCAGCTCGCCGCGCAGGACGAGTGGGACCTGATCGTCGTGGACACCCCGCCCAGCCGGTCGGCGCTGGACTTCCTGGACGCGCCGCAGCGGCTGTCCGCGGTGCTCGACGGCAAGCTGATCCGGATGCTGTCGGCGCCCGCCCGGGCGGGCGGGCGCGGCATCCGCAAGATCGTCGGCGCCGGCTTCGGCCTGTTCACCAAGGCCGTGTCGACGATCGTGGGCGGCCAGCTCCTGCACGACGCGTCGACCTTCGTGCAGGCGCTCGACAGCATGTTCGGCGGCTTCCGGCAGCGCGCCCAGGCCACCTACGACCTGCTGCGGTCACCCGGTACGGGGTTCCTGGTGATCGCCGCGGCCGAACCGGACGCGCTGCGGGAGGCCAGCTACTTCGTGGAGCGGTTGAGCGCCGAGCACATGCCGTTGACCGGTCTGGTGGCGAACCGGACGCACCCCGTGCTGGCCCCCTTGCCCGCACCGGGCGCGCTGGCCGCGGCGGACCGGCTGGAGCGGTCGGGTGACGCGCCCCTGGCCGCCGCGGTGCTGCGGGTGCACGCGGACCGCGTGGCCGTCGCCGATCGCGAGAAGCGACTGCTCGCGCGGTTCACCCGGGCGCACCCCGGCGTTCCGCTGATCGGGGTACCCGCGCTGCCCGCCGACGTGCACGACCTGGACGGCCTGCACGAGATCGGCCGGCGGCTCGCGGGCGAGTGA